Proteins from one Chitinophaga oryzae genomic window:
- a CDS encoding GNAT family N-acetyltransferase, whose amino-acid sequence MEIINSTVTDIDDIFYLYDEGTKYQRQQGTNLYWKGFERSVVEQEIEQKRQWKLVVDNKTVCVFVTTFSDPLIWGEKDETPSLYLHRIATHPEYRGRGFVKQIVDWAKQYGRENGRQYLRLDTGAGNEKLNNYYVSCGFTYLGVVSIPDPEGLPAHYRDGGFATFELVL is encoded by the coding sequence ATGGAAATAATCAACAGCACCGTTACAGACATTGACGATATCTTTTACCTTTATGACGAGGGCACCAAATACCAGCGACAGCAGGGAACAAACCTTTACTGGAAAGGATTTGAGCGATCTGTAGTAGAACAGGAGATCGAACAAAAGCGGCAGTGGAAACTGGTGGTGGACAACAAGACAGTTTGTGTATTTGTCACTACCTTCAGTGATCCGTTGATATGGGGAGAGAAAGACGAGACGCCTTCCCTGTATCTTCACCGTATCGCCACCCATCCGGAATACCGGGGCCGCGGATTTGTGAAACAGATTGTTGACTGGGCAAAACAGTACGGAAGGGAAAACGGCCGGCAGTATCTGCGGCTGGACACCGGCGCCGGTAATGAGAAGCTGAACAACTACTATGTCAGCTGCGGCTTTACCTACCTCGGCGTAGTCTCCATTCCCGATCCGGAGGGATTGCCTGCCCACTACCGGGATGGCGGCTTTGCCACTTTTGAGCTTGTACTCTGA
- a CDS encoding glycoside hydrolase family 9 protein: MKNSCLTIIITLWLTALCGSGAIAATESWIRINQLGYLPQGIKAAVWAGKHTEAPARFRLVDSASGKTVFTGTAKSFGQYGPFSSTARLDFSSWRQTGTFYLVAGDAKSPCFRIGPNVYAGAADFALRYMRQQRSFFNPFLKDSCHTRDGYTLYGPMPDSTRIDVAGGWHDASDYLQYSTTSANATYHLLAAYRDFPQVFGDRYAANGLEGGNKIPDILDEARWGLDWLSKMHPQDNWMFNQIADDRDHNGMRLPKEDPFYGRGFERPVYFCSGQPQVRGKFMNQTTGVASTAGKFAGAFALGYDLLKDKDAAYAGILRQKALTAYNMGRWQPGVCQTASVKSPYIYAEDNWTDDMELAAASLYRLHGNDAYRQQALDYAGQEKITPWLGKDTAHHYQWYPFINLGHYELARQLKGADRQTITGYYREGIDKVWQQAKNNAFYRYIPFIWCSNNLTAAFAIQCYWYRQLSGSDAYAALEQANVDWLFGCNPWGTSMVYGLPATGDTPEDPHSAFTHLGHYPLDGALVDGPVYTNIYKNLIGIQLSKPDAYAAFQSDLAVYHDDFGDYSTNEPTMDGTASLIYLLAAMDHEGMGHPAATPGNGSGYTYTAGAVIRGDTSRKTLTLVFTGDEFADGGQTIRRVLQQQKVPAAFFLTGKFYANPAFQPLIKQLKADGHYLGPHSDQHPLYCDWQKRDSLLITREAFNKDLAANYRRMKALGINKSAAPYFLPPYEWYNDTIAAWTKAAGLQLVNFTPGTRSNADYTTPAMKSYRSSEEIYRSVLQYADTQPAGLNGFMLLLHIGTDPARTDKFYNHLDQLVTDLKKRGYRFVAINQLLRR; the protein is encoded by the coding sequence ATGAAAAACAGCTGTCTGACTATTATAATCACCTTATGGCTGACGGCCCTCTGCGGGTCCGGCGCTATTGCGGCCACGGAATCCTGGATACGGATCAACCAGCTCGGGTATCTGCCCCAGGGCATTAAAGCGGCCGTATGGGCGGGTAAACACACGGAAGCACCCGCCAGGTTCCGGCTGGTGGATTCCGCCAGTGGTAAGACCGTCTTCACCGGTACGGCCAAATCTTTCGGGCAATACGGTCCATTCAGTTCCACCGCCCGGCTCGACTTCAGCAGCTGGAGACAAACAGGCACCTTTTACCTGGTGGCGGGAGACGCGAAGTCGCCTTGTTTTCGTATCGGCCCCAACGTTTATGCCGGCGCGGCGGACTTCGCCCTGCGGTATATGCGCCAGCAACGGTCGTTTTTTAACCCTTTTCTCAAAGACTCCTGCCATACCCGTGACGGCTATACGCTATACGGACCCATGCCCGACAGCACCCGCATCGATGTTGCCGGCGGATGGCATGATGCGAGCGACTACCTCCAGTATTCCACCACATCGGCTAACGCTACATACCACCTGCTGGCGGCCTACCGCGATTTTCCGCAGGTGTTCGGCGACCGGTACGCGGCCAACGGCCTCGAAGGCGGCAACAAAATACCGGATATCCTCGATGAAGCGCGCTGGGGACTCGACTGGCTGTCGAAAATGCATCCGCAAGACAACTGGATGTTCAACCAGATCGCCGATGACCGCGATCACAACGGGATGCGGCTGCCTAAAGAAGATCCTTTTTATGGCAGAGGTTTTGAACGACCGGTATATTTCTGCTCCGGCCAGCCACAGGTACGGGGCAAATTCATGAACCAAACCACCGGCGTGGCTTCCACGGCAGGCAAATTCGCCGGTGCTTTCGCGCTGGGATATGACCTGCTGAAAGATAAAGATGCCGCCTACGCCGGTATCCTCCGTCAAAAAGCCCTCACCGCTTACAATATGGGCCGCTGGCAACCGGGCGTCTGCCAGACCGCCTCGGTAAAATCGCCCTATATCTATGCAGAAGACAACTGGACGGATGATATGGAACTGGCTGCCGCCTCACTGTACCGGCTACACGGAAACGACGCCTACCGGCAACAGGCGCTGGACTATGCCGGGCAGGAGAAAATAACGCCCTGGCTCGGAAAAGACACCGCCCATCACTACCAATGGTATCCCTTTATTAACCTGGGACACTATGAACTGGCGCGGCAACTGAAAGGCGCCGACCGGCAAACCATCACCGGTTACTACCGGGAAGGCATCGATAAAGTATGGCAACAGGCGAAGAACAATGCGTTCTACCGTTATATTCCCTTTATCTGGTGCAGCAACAACCTCACTGCCGCCTTTGCTATCCAGTGTTACTGGTACCGGCAGCTGAGTGGCAGCGATGCCTATGCAGCGCTGGAACAGGCTAACGTCGACTGGCTCTTTGGCTGCAATCCATGGGGTACCAGTATGGTGTATGGCTTGCCCGCTACCGGCGACACACCGGAAGATCCGCACTCGGCTTTCACCCACCTGGGCCACTACCCGTTGGACGGTGCGCTGGTAGACGGTCCCGTCTATACGAACATCTACAAAAACCTGATCGGTATACAGCTGTCTAAACCGGACGCCTACGCAGCGTTCCAAAGCGATCTTGCCGTGTATCATGACGATTTCGGGGACTATAGCACCAATGAGCCTACCATGGACGGAACGGCGTCGCTGATCTACCTGCTGGCTGCCATGGACCACGAAGGCATGGGCCATCCTGCTGCTACGCCGGGTAACGGCAGCGGTTACACGTACACTGCCGGCGCCGTTATCCGCGGTGACACCAGCCGTAAAACACTAACCCTCGTTTTTACCGGCGACGAATTTGCGGACGGGGGGCAGACGATACGCCGCGTGTTGCAGCAGCAAAAAGTGCCGGCTGCTTTCTTCCTCACCGGGAAATTCTATGCCAATCCTGCTTTTCAGCCGCTGATCAAACAACTCAAAGCAGATGGTCACTACCTCGGCCCGCATTCCGACCAGCATCCGCTGTACTGCGACTGGCAAAAACGCGACAGCCTTTTGATCACACGTGAAGCTTTCAATAAAGATCTCGCTGCCAACTACCGCAGGATGAAGGCCCTTGGTATCAACAAAAGCGCAGCGCCGTATTTTCTCCCGCCCTACGAATGGTACAATGATACCATCGCCGCGTGGACAAAAGCGGCAGGCCTGCAGCTGGTGAACTTTACCCCGGGCACGCGCTCCAATGCAGACTACACCACACCGGCCATGAAAAGTTATCGTTCTTCGGAAGAAATTTACCGGTCTGTTCTGCAATATGCGGATACACAGCCAGCCGGACTGAATGGCTTTATGCTGTTGCTGCACATCGGCACAGACCCGGCCCGCACGGATAAATTCTACAACCACCTGGACCAACTGGTCACAGACCTCAAAAAGAGAGGCTACCGCTTTGTTGCCATCAACCAGCTACTGCGCAGGTAA
- a CDS encoding metallophosphoesterase family protein: MTRSFAFVTDMHLDDAFTRGQQVPARENLLLLLQEIAGKGIREVVIGGDIGEPSAHTFLFEALQQYTPEYNIILGNFDKLEDVRLHYRPPGLVDGTMCYSEDKDGFRYIFLDTASEVMTVAQLQWLEAELKTAGKVLLFLHHPVVEIPIFLDGLQPLQGREKVKALLLDHPHPVYVFCGHLHITDQRVEKNIHQTVTPATGAQFVKEATEVQVDLSYFGYSIVTITGDEVKTAVIRHERDR; encoded by the coding sequence ATGACCCGTTCATTCGCTTTTGTCACCGATATGCATCTGGATGATGCATTTACCCGCGGCCAACAGGTGCCGGCGCGTGAAAACCTGCTATTGCTCTTACAGGAAATTGCCGGCAAAGGCATCCGGGAAGTGGTGATAGGAGGGGATATCGGGGAACCGTCTGCGCATACTTTCCTCTTTGAGGCCTTACAGCAATACACACCGGAGTACAACATCATACTGGGTAATTTCGACAAGCTGGAAGATGTACGCCTGCACTATCGGCCTCCGGGCCTGGTAGACGGGACGATGTGTTACAGTGAAGATAAAGACGGTTTCCGGTATATTTTCCTGGACACCGCCAGTGAGGTGATGACCGTTGCCCAGCTGCAATGGCTGGAAGCGGAACTCAAAACGGCCGGTAAGGTGTTGTTGTTCCTGCATCATCCGGTAGTGGAAATACCGATATTCCTGGATGGCCTGCAGCCATTGCAGGGAAGGGAAAAAGTGAAGGCTTTGTTGCTGGACCATCCGCACCCCGTATATGTTTTCTGCGGCCATCTTCACATCACCGATCAGCGGGTGGAGAAAAACATTCACCAGACGGTGACGCCTGCCACCGGTGCACAATTCGTGAAGGAAGCGACGGAGGTGCAGGTAGATCTATCTTATTTTGGATACAGTATCGTTACCATCACCGGTGACGAGGTGAAGACAGCCGTGATACGCCATGAACGTGACCGCTGA
- a CDS encoding aminotransferase-like domain-containing protein, whose translation MKDFQYIEIANRIEAMINNGTYPLGEKLPSLRAVSGHFGVSVGTSLKAYSLLIDKGLLASREKSGYVPLRKSTGHTEQPVATTAAPAIREVNVSRIISKMPVDAGPYPPGFISFFNASLETHMVPFNAVRRSLQKASRDLTGAHLQYESTLGNGLLREQIARLSFYWNGSLSANDVLVTNGTLEALSLCLRAVTNPGDAVVVVSPCYYGILQCLEQLKLKVIELPCDPEEGISLRQLEETVDTYDIAACLFISNFNNPNGVVLSDEKKKWIAEMAWKRQLPVIEDDVYGELHFGPTRPSTIKTYDRHGWVMLCTSFSKTVASGFRIGWCAPGRFMEKVAQLKATTNVATASVLQLSLADLLASGTYQRHLRKLRPLIHKQVLLTTQYIEQYFPSGVRISQPDGGMVLWVELPRQVDALKLQKLALEHHINIAPGPLFSSTGGYRNYIRVSCNKHWNRQVEQAVRKLGNLVRSMC comes from the coding sequence ATGAAAGACTTTCAATACATAGAGATAGCCAACCGGATAGAAGCCATGATTAACAATGGGACTTATCCGCTGGGCGAGAAACTGCCTTCGCTGCGCGCGGTGAGCGGGCATTTCGGGGTAAGCGTGGGCACTTCGCTGAAAGCCTATTCTCTATTAATAGATAAAGGATTACTGGCCTCCAGGGAGAAATCGGGCTATGTGCCCCTGCGCAAATCCACGGGGCATACAGAACAGCCGGTGGCCACCACAGCGGCCCCTGCCATCCGCGAGGTGAACGTGAGCCGCATCATCAGCAAAATGCCCGTGGATGCAGGTCCCTATCCACCCGGGTTTATCTCTTTTTTTAATGCTTCGCTGGAAACGCACATGGTGCCGTTTAATGCGGTGCGGCGCAGCTTGCAGAAAGCCTCCCGAGATCTTACCGGGGCGCATCTGCAATATGAGTCGACCCTTGGCAACGGCCTGTTACGGGAGCAGATCGCGCGGCTCTCTTTTTACTGGAACGGCAGCCTCTCGGCCAACGATGTCCTGGTCACCAACGGTACCCTCGAAGCGCTGAGCCTGTGCCTGCGGGCCGTCACCAACCCCGGCGACGCCGTGGTGGTGGTATCGCCCTGTTACTATGGCATCCTGCAATGCCTCGAACAACTGAAGCTGAAAGTGATAGAGCTGCCCTGTGACCCGGAAGAGGGCATCAGTCTGCGCCAGCTGGAAGAGACCGTAGACACCTACGACATCGCCGCCTGCCTGTTCATCTCTAATTTCAATAACCCCAACGGGGTCGTGTTGTCTGACGAAAAGAAAAAATGGATTGCCGAGATGGCCTGGAAACGCCAGCTGCCGGTCATTGAAGACGATGTCTACGGCGAACTGCATTTCGGTCCCACCCGGCCCTCCACCATTAAAACGTATGACAGGCATGGGTGGGTGATGTTATGTACTTCGTTCTCCAAAACAGTGGCCTCCGGCTTCCGCATCGGCTGGTGCGCCCCCGGACGTTTCATGGAAAAAGTAGCGCAGCTGAAAGCCACCACCAACGTGGCCACCGCTTCGGTGCTGCAGCTCTCGCTGGCCGACCTGCTGGCCAGCGGCACCTATCAGCGGCATCTGCGTAAACTGCGGCCGCTCATACATAAACAGGTGCTGCTGACTACCCAGTATATCGAACAGTATTTCCCTTCCGGCGTAAGGATCAGCCAGCCCGATGGCGGTATGGTGCTCTGGGTGGAACTGCCCAGGCAGGTGGATGCCCTGAAACTGCAGAAGCTGGCGCTGGAACATCATATCAACATCGCACCGGGACCGCTCTTTTCCAGCACCGGCGGCTATCGTAACTATATCCGCGTCAGCTGCAACAAACACTGGAACCGGCAGGTGGAGCAGGCCGTACGTAAACTGGGAAACCTCGTCAGAAGTATGTGCTGA
- a CDS encoding GlxA family transcriptional regulator, producing the protein MKHVSIVIPLGAAMTGIEVARHVFTEVNDFLVSQGKAPLFEVKLVGAWRAVQLNNGLFTIQTDAVVQELHKTDLIIIPALHKNVEDNLARNGELITWIREQYEKGAEVASLCIGAFLLAQTGLLIGKKCTTHWKAADLFRDMFPEVNLVKEKVITDENGIYSSGGGLSLVNLLVYLVEKYAGRDAAIYSAKFFQVDLERSAQLPFIIFQAQKEHDDEPVKQAQEFIENNFQQKIRVDALAEMLAIGRRSLERRFKKATSNTMNEYIQRVKIEAAKKHLEDGDRKINDIMYEVGYSDTKTFRNSFKLLTGLLPHEYRNRYNKKLAEV; encoded by the coding sequence ATGAAGCACGTATCTATTGTGATTCCACTCGGTGCCGCTATGACCGGTATTGAAGTCGCCCGCCATGTCTTTACAGAAGTAAATGATTTCCTCGTCAGCCAGGGCAAAGCGCCTTTGTTCGAAGTGAAGCTGGTAGGCGCCTGGCGCGCGGTCCAGCTGAACAACGGGCTGTTTACCATCCAAACGGACGCAGTTGTCCAGGAACTGCATAAAACGGACCTTATTATTATCCCGGCGTTACATAAAAACGTGGAGGACAACCTGGCGAGAAACGGGGAGCTGATTACCTGGATACGTGAACAATATGAAAAAGGCGCCGAAGTGGCCAGTCTTTGTATAGGCGCTTTCCTGCTGGCGCAAACGGGACTGCTGATAGGGAAAAAATGCACTACGCATTGGAAAGCGGCGGATTTGTTCCGCGATATGTTTCCCGAAGTGAACCTCGTGAAGGAAAAAGTCATCACCGATGAAAACGGTATCTATTCCAGCGGTGGCGGTCTTTCACTGGTAAACCTGTTGGTGTACCTCGTGGAGAAATACGCCGGCCGCGACGCCGCTATTTACAGCGCCAAATTTTTCCAGGTGGACCTGGAACGCTCTGCCCAGCTGCCTTTTATCATTTTTCAGGCGCAGAAAGAACATGATGACGAACCGGTGAAACAGGCGCAGGAATTTATCGAGAACAACTTCCAGCAAAAAATCAGGGTAGACGCACTCGCGGAAATGCTGGCCATTGGCCGCAGAAGCCTGGAACGGCGCTTCAAGAAAGCCACCTCCAATACTATGAATGAATATATCCAGCGCGTGAAAATCGAGGCTGCCAAAAAACACCTGGAAGACGGCGACCGTAAAATCAATGATATCATGTACGAGGTTGGTTACTCGGATACCAAAACCTTCCGCAATTCCTTCAAACTGTTGACAGGCCTGCTGCCACATGAATACCGCAACCGGTACAATAAAAAGCTGGCTGAAGTATAA
- a CDS encoding YciI family protein yields MKNFLFLFRSDFSSTAKRSPEEMQNNTKMWMDWIGGIAAQNKLADRGNRLEQTGKVVRPNNVVTDGPFTEIKETLGGYTVVQASSLEEAAELAQGCPILAFGGNVEIREISVL; encoded by the coding sequence ATGAAAAATTTCTTATTTCTCTTCAGATCAGATTTCTCCTCTACAGCCAAGCGTTCACCGGAAGAAATGCAGAACAACACTAAAATGTGGATGGACTGGATCGGTGGTATTGCTGCACAGAACAAACTGGCCGATCGCGGCAACCGCCTGGAACAGACCGGCAAGGTAGTCAGGCCCAACAATGTGGTGACCGACGGCCCTTTCACAGAAATTAAGGAAACGCTCGGCGGCTACACCGTAGTACAGGCCAGCTCTCTCGAAGAAGCGGCTGAACTGGCGCAGGGCTGTCCCATACTGGCCTTTGGCGGTAATGTGGAAATCAGGGAAATCAGCGTATTATAA
- the msrB gene encoding peptide-methionine (R)-S-oxide reductase MsrB — translation MKALTFLLAILITGSACQSQQKKQQPMTSNAPANPYYSRTDTEKLHVTNAEWKKVLPPELYAVAREAATERPFTGKYWDADTKGSYYCAVCGNALFRSDAKFASSCGWPSFFEPIRTASVIYKEDNSYGMHRTEVLCGRCDSHLGHIFDDGPPPTHKRFCMNSVSLDFEPLQ, via the coding sequence ATGAAAGCACTGACTTTTTTATTGGCAATATTGATCACCGGTTCTGCCTGTCAGAGCCAGCAGAAAAAACAGCAGCCTATGACAAGCAACGCGCCCGCCAATCCGTATTATTCACGGACAGACACCGAGAAACTGCATGTAACCAATGCCGAATGGAAAAAGGTGCTGCCGCCGGAACTGTATGCGGTGGCGCGCGAGGCTGCAACAGAAAGGCCTTTCACCGGGAAATACTGGGATGCCGACACCAAAGGCTCTTACTATTGCGCCGTATGTGGCAACGCCCTGTTCCGTTCCGACGCCAAGTTTGCCAGCAGTTGCGGGTGGCCCAGCTTCTTCGAGCCTATCCGGACAGCCAGCGTTATCTATAAGGAAGACAATTCCTATGGCATGCACCGGACAGAAGTATTGTGCGGCAGATGTGACTCACATCTCGGCCACATCTTCGACGACGGCCCGCCGCCTACACATAAGCGCTTCTGCATGAACTCCGTATCGCTCGATTTTGAACCGCTGCAGTAA
- a CDS encoding VOC family protein, translated as MRAIENIAVPVTDQQLSKQFYLLLGFELLAEVMLPDGDAWIQLGFRNQVTTISLVRQWPYGRMQAGALQGLVLETDNIIRERERLHREGVNVSAISESAFGKVFFLQDPDLNGLSIHEFSY; from the coding sequence ATGAGAGCCATTGAAAACATTGCGGTACCGGTCACCGATCAACAGCTGTCCAAACAATTTTACCTGCTGCTGGGCTTTGAGCTGCTGGCGGAAGTAATGTTGCCCGACGGCGACGCCTGGATTCAGCTGGGATTCCGGAACCAGGTCACCACCATTTCGCTGGTGCGGCAATGGCCTTACGGCCGGATGCAGGCAGGCGCCTTACAGGGACTGGTGCTGGAGACGGACAACATCATAAGGGAGAGGGAACGGCTACACCGGGAAGGAGTCAATGTTTCGGCCATCAGCGAATCCGCTTTCGGAAAGGTTTTCTTTTTACAGGACCCCGATCTCAACGGGTTAAGCATCCATGAATTCAGTTATTAA
- a CDS encoding DNA-3-methyladenine glycosylase, which yields MTDFLHIDDRDSDTCIASFRKIADTIMNDHLLRAGDNRYRIVDCEFYYCSDTHNDPYAHAHEHIQSSNGEWYFHGTGMDITLSTAHAFGGIMIRGIAPVADSQQLPSRAGTIAGPLKVCREIFKQFGSVLREEPLYFGLENISTVRTHNSIDKARLFAVPRVALNTAKDPEEIFCGRPYRFLSFLYLPHKESEKARRYLIHHPEDPLSPVEYDAYASGRLW from the coding sequence ATGACAGACTTTCTTCATATAGACGACAGGGATAGTGACACCTGTATCGCTTCGTTCCGGAAGATTGCAGACACTATCATGAACGACCATCTGTTGCGGGCGGGAGACAACCGCTACCGGATCGTAGACTGTGAGTTTTACTATTGCAGTGATACGCACAACGATCCTTACGCCCATGCGCACGAGCATATTCAAAGCAGTAACGGAGAATGGTATTTCCACGGCACGGGGATGGACATTACCCTTTCCACCGCCCATGCCTTTGGCGGTATAATGATCCGCGGCATTGCGCCAGTGGCGGACAGCCAGCAGCTGCCCTCCCGGGCAGGCACGATAGCGGGCCCGTTGAAAGTGTGCAGAGAGATATTTAAACAATTTGGCAGCGTATTGCGGGAGGAGCCATTGTACTTTGGACTGGAGAACATCTCCACTGTCAGGACACATAACAGCATTGATAAAGCGCGGTTGTTTGCTGTACCGCGTGTGGCGCTGAACACCGCCAAAGATCCCGAAGAAATTTTTTGCGGCCGTCCATACCGCTTTCTCAGCTTCCTCTACTTGCCGCATAAGGAGAGTGAGAAAGCACGCCGGTACCTGATACATCACCCGGAAGATCCCCTATCACCTGTTGAATACGATGCCTACGCGAGCGGCAGATTGTGGTAA
- a CDS encoding RNA polymerase sigma factor has product MEDKELLPHLFRTEYSKITAVLCKLLGFEHLDVAEDIASETFLSASELWGLKGLPENPAAWLYTVAKNKAKNHLKHRAVFQQKVSVQLSQAATSEVPELDLSARNIKDSQLQMMFAVCHPAISLESQIGLALRVLCGFGIEEIADAFLTSKDTINKRLLRAKEKLREENIAIAFPAAAEISNRLEAVLRTLYLLFNEGYFSASHDHSLRKDLCLEAMRLTFLLTEYEATNTPAVNALIALMSFQASRFEARTNASGDTVLYDDQDTSLWDDDLVQQGEHFLNLASKGTVASKYHYEAGIAYWHTIKADTPEKWENILQLYNQLLTVEYSPVAALNRTYALSRANGKEAALQEAKKLSLNDHYQYHLLLGELYAGVDNRAARSSLEKAFALSHSAADKKVIDQKIQQLTETD; this is encoded by the coding sequence ATGGAAGATAAAGAACTGCTCCCCCACCTGTTCAGAACGGAATACAGCAAGATCACGGCTGTATTGTGTAAGCTGCTGGGGTTTGAACACCTGGATGTTGCCGAAGACATCGCCAGCGAGACCTTTCTGTCGGCCTCCGAGCTGTGGGGACTGAAAGGACTGCCGGAGAACCCTGCCGCGTGGTTGTATACCGTGGCGAAGAACAAAGCGAAAAACCATCTGAAACACCGGGCAGTATTTCAGCAAAAAGTATCTGTACAATTAAGTCAGGCTGCCACCAGCGAAGTGCCGGAGCTGGACCTGTCCGCACGGAATATTAAGGACAGCCAGCTGCAGATGATGTTTGCCGTCTGCCACCCTGCCATCTCCCTGGAATCGCAGATAGGGCTGGCGCTCCGCGTATTGTGCGGCTTCGGCATAGAAGAGATAGCGGACGCTTTCCTCACCAGTAAAGATACGATCAACAAACGGCTGTTACGGGCCAAGGAAAAGCTGCGGGAAGAAAATATCGCCATTGCGTTTCCGGCCGCCGCCGAAATCTCCAACCGGCTCGAAGCAGTGCTGCGTACACTTTACCTGCTGTTCAACGAGGGATATTTCTCTGCCAGTCATGACCATTCCCTGCGTAAGGACCTTTGCCTCGAAGCCATGCGGCTCACTTTTCTGCTGACCGAATACGAAGCCACCAATACACCGGCGGTAAATGCCCTGATAGCACTGATGAGCTTTCAGGCGTCCCGTTTTGAAGCACGTACAAACGCCAGCGGAGATACCGTTTTATATGACGACCAGGACACGAGTCTATGGGATGACGACCTGGTGCAGCAGGGAGAGCATTTCCTGAACCTGGCTTCCAAAGGGACCGTTGCATCCAAATATCATTATGAAGCAGGTATCGCCTATTGGCATACCATCAAGGCAGATACGCCCGAGAAATGGGAAAATATACTGCAGCTGTATAACCAGCTGCTGACCGTTGAGTACTCTCCTGTTGCTGCGCTTAACAGGACTTACGCCCTTTCGAGGGCCAACGGTAAGGAGGCTGCTTTGCAGGAAGCAAAAAAGTTATCTCTTAATGACCACTACCAGTATCATCTGCTGCTGGGAGAATTGTATGCCGGGGTTGACAACCGCGCCGCACGCAGTTCTCTTGAAAAAGCATTTGCCTTAAGCCATTCAGCGGCCGACAAAAAAGTCATCGACCAAAAAATACAACAACTTACGGAAACTGACTGA
- a CDS encoding alpha/beta hydrolase family protein gives MKTHLLSLLTATVIAGAASAQQVAASASCRNGAYAMSDGSQLIISPSQDNDLRYRRLDGSTGRLYLQADSSYLSGPGWANANNPNIFARFSGCPHDSLFFRQDGKMLTGKRIPLPVIPLRFDVKDAAVYGELFLPADRKPQALVVLHFGSGGASAVATHFLQYMLPLNHIAVLVYDKRGTGKSTGKLSANFHLLAQDMATIVKVVKKQPAVRGIPTGLMGESQGGWIVPLTATLTPVDFVIASYSLLIPPREENRQEALHDLQEGHYSDADIAKAMQVVAATDQVVRTGFNGGLEAVDSLRALYGREPWFKALQGDYTGPVLQASRAQLDTLKQIFPTDVPLDYDPVPAFRRVKAPMLWVIAGKDTEAPNGGTIDVLKDAVATRKNVDVVIFPHADHGIIDVQDSPDGPVLLQYSAGYFDLLRDWILRHQVSKRYGESITNDELRITN, from the coding sequence ATGAAAACACACCTTCTATCACTGCTCACGGCCACGGTTATTGCCGGCGCGGCTTCTGCCCAACAGGTGGCGGCTTCCGCCAGCTGCAGGAACGGCGCCTATGCCATGAGCGACGGCAGCCAGCTGATCATCAGTCCTTCCCAGGACAACGACCTCCGTTACCGCCGCCTGGACGGCAGCACCGGACGCCTTTACTTACAGGCCGACAGTAGTTACCTGTCGGGGCCCGGCTGGGCCAATGCCAACAACCCGAACATATTCGCGCGTTTTAGCGGCTGCCCCCATGATTCCCTTTTTTTCCGGCAGGACGGTAAAATGCTGACCGGTAAACGTATACCCCTGCCCGTTATCCCCCTCCGCTTTGATGTAAAGGACGCCGCTGTTTACGGAGAGCTGTTCCTGCCGGCAGACCGTAAGCCGCAGGCGCTGGTGGTGCTGCATTTTGGCTCGGGCGGCGCCTCTGCTGTGGCTACGCACTTTCTCCAGTACATGTTGCCGCTTAACCATATTGCCGTACTGGTATATGATAAAAGAGGCACGGGCAAGTCCACCGGGAAACTGTCCGCCAATTTTCACCTGCTGGCCCAGGATATGGCCACCATCGTAAAGGTGGTGAAAAAGCAGCCGGCCGTCCGTGGCATTCCTACGGGGCTGATGGGCGAAAGCCAGGGCGGGTGGATCGTACCGCTGACCGCTACCCTGACGCCGGTTGATTTTGTCATCGCCAGTTACAGTCTGCTTATCCCGCCGCGGGAAGAGAACCGCCAGGAAGCACTACACGATCTGCAGGAAGGACATTATAGTGACGCAGATATCGCAAAGGCGATGCAGGTTGTAGCGGCCACCGACCAGGTGGTGCGGACCGGCTTCAACGGCGGCCTCGAAGCGGTAGACTCTCTCAGGGCACTGTATGGCAGGGAGCCATGGTTTAAGGCTTTACAGGGAGATTATACCGGCCCTGTGCTGCAGGCCAGCCGTGCGCAGCTGGACACCCTGAAACAGATTTTCCCGACAGATGTTCCTCTGGATTATGACCCCGTGCCTGCGTTCCGGCGCGTAAAAGCCCCTATGCTCTGGGTGATTGCCGGGAAAGACACGGAGGCCCCGAACGGCGGCACCATCGATGTGTTAAAAGACGCGGTCGCCACCCGTAAAAATGTTGACGTAGTGATTTTCCCCCATGCCGACCATGGCATCATTGATGTACAGGATAGTCCGGACGGTCCGGTACTGCTGCAATATTCCGCCGGCTATTTTGATCTCCTGCGTGACTGGATCCTGCGCCACCAGGTCAGCAAACGGTACGGTGAGTCAATTACGAATGACGAATTACGAATTACGAATTGA